One Solanum lycopersicum chromosome 4, SLM_r2.1 DNA window includes the following coding sequences:
- the LOC112940021 gene encoding pentatricopeptide repeat-containing protein At3g09040, mitochondrial isoform X2: MRHIVSSLRQYSLLLHRRRKFSATTQAKQSRNEDPEPQSAPVTLLYDNLLKICLQECKNLQSRRVFDEMPQRVARAVKACKTIHLQSLKLGFASQGHLGNSIVDLYAKCGDMVSAEKAFFWLENKDGMAWNSIILMYSRNGLLENVVEAFGSMWNSGVWPNQFSYAIVLSACARLVEVEIGKQVHCSVVKTGFEFDSFTEGSLIDMYAKCGYLIDARRIFDGAVEPDNVSWTAMISAYIQVGLPQKAMEVFEEMQERGCVPDQVASVTIINACVGLGRLDAARQLFTQMTCPNVVAWNVMISGHAKGGKEVEAIQFFQDMIKASIRPTRSTLGSVLSATASVANLSFGLQVHAVAVKQGLESNVYVGSSLINMYAKCQKMEAASEIFNSLGEKNEVLWNALLAGYAQNGSACKVVELFRSMRLSTFETDEYTYTSILSACACLEDVEMGRQLHSIIIKNKFASNLFVGNALIDMYAKCGALGDARQQFDKMLTRDHISWNAIIVGYVQDEEEEEAFNMFHKMTLERIIPDEACLASVLSACANIHDLNKGKQVHSLLVKYGLESGLFAGSSLVDMYCKCGDITSASEVFFCLPDRSVVSTNALISGYAQKNINYAVHLFHNMLVEGLRPSEVTFASILDACSDHAYMLGMYYDSGKLEDASFLFSEFTKLNSPVLWTAMISGNIQNDCCEEALIGYQEMRKFNVMPDQATFASALKACSTLAFMQDGRKIHCLIFHTGFDMDELTSSSLIDMYAKCGDVKCSVQVFSEMVSKKDIISWNSMIVGFAKNGFAEDALEVFEEMKRASVKPDDITFLGVLTACSHAGMVSEGRQIFKDMTSLYDVRPRADHCACMVDLLGRWGNLKEAEEFIERFDFELDAMIWSAYLGACKLHGDDTRGQKAAEKLIELEPQNSSSYILLSNIYAASGNWGGVNFLRKEMKERGVRKPPGCSWIIVGQKTNMFVAGDKFHPCAGDIHALLKDLTALMKDEGYFADIDL; encoded by the exons ATGCGTCACATAGTTTCCTCTCTCAGACAATATTCTCTACTGCTCCATCGCCGTCGCAAATTCTCGGCAACGACGCAGGCGAAACAGTCCAGAAACGAAGACCCAGAACCTCAATCAGCTCCAGTTACTCTCCTATACGACAATCTCCTGAAAATATGTCTACAGGAATGCAAGAACCTTCAGTCCCGCCGGGTGTTCGACGAAATGCCCCAGAGAGTTGCACGTGCTGTGAAAGCTTGCAAAACCATCCATTTGCAGAGCCTGAAGCTTGGGTTTGCTTCACAAGGACATTTGGGGAATTCCATTGTGGATTTATACGCCAAATGCGGGGACATGGTTTCGGCTGAGAAAGCATTTTTCTGGCTTGAGAACAAGGATGGTATGGCTTGGAATTCGATTATATTGATGTATTCGCGAAATGGGTTGTTGGAGAATGTTGTAGAAGCTTTTGGGTCGATGTGGAATTCTGGAGTGTGGCCGAATCAGTTTAGTTATGCTATTGTTTTGTCTGCTTGTGCTAGGCTAGTGGAGGTTGAGATTGGAAAACAAGTGCATTGTAGTGTGGTGAAAACaggatttgaatttgattcTTTCACTGAGGGTTCTCTTATTGATATGTATGCAAAATGTGGTTATTTGATTGATGCTCGGAGAATCTTTGATGGGGCGGTGGAGCCGGACAATGTTTCTTGGACAGCAATGATTTCTGCTTATATTCAAGTAGGTCTACCTCAAAAGGCAATGGAGGTTTTTGAGGAGATGCAGGAACGAGGGTGTGTGCCGGATCAAGTGGCATCCGTGACCATCATAAATGCATGTGTGGGACTAGGTAGGCTTGATGCTGCTCGTCAATTGTTTACTCAGATGACCTGTCCAAATGTTGTGGCGTGGAATGTGATGATTTCTGGTCATGCCAAGGGAGGGAAAGAGGTGGAAGCTATACAGTTTTTTCAAGACATGATCAAAGCTAGCATTCGACCCACTCGTTCTACCTTGGGAAGTGTTTTGAGTGCAACTGCAAGCGTTGCAAATTTATCCTTTGGCTTGCAGGTCCATGCTGTGGCAGTTAAACAGGGATTAGAATCCAACGTCTACGTTGGGAGTTCTTTGATTAATATGTATGCCAAATGTCAAAAGATGGAAGCTGCTAGCGAAATATTTAATAGCTTGGGAGAGAAAAATGAGGTGTTGTGGAATGCATTGCTTGCAGGTTATGCACAGAATGGCAGTGCTTGTAAAGTTGTGGAGTTGTTCAGGAGTATGAGACTTTCTACTTTTGAAACCGATGAGTATACTTACACTAGCATACTGAGTGCATGTGCTTGTTTGGAAGATGTGGAAATGGGGCGGCAACTGCACTCAATTatcattaagaataaatttGCATCTAATTTATTTGTTGGAAATGCATTAATAGACATGTATGCCAAATGTGGGGCTCTAGGTGATGCCAGGCAGCAGTTTGACAAAATGCTAACGAGAGACCATATTTCATGGAATGCAATAATAGTTGGCTATGTACaggacgaagaagaagaagaagctttTAACATGTTCCACAAAATGACATTGGAAAGGATTATTCCTGATGAGGCATGTTTGGCTAGTGTACTCAGTGCCTGTGCCAATATACACGATCTTAATAAAGGGAAACAAGTTCATTCCTTGCTGGTCAAATATGGTCTAGAAAGTGGCCTTTTTGCTGGAAGCTCCCTTGTTGACATGTATTGCAAGTGTGGTGACATTACTTCTGCCAGTGAGGTTTTCTTTTGCCTTCCTGATCGAAGTGTGGTGTCTACTAATGCTTTAATTTCTGGCTATGCTCAGAAAAACATTAATTATGCGGTGCATTTATTCCATAATATGCTTGTTGAAGGACTTAGGCCTTCGGAGGTGACATTTGCTAGCATTCTAGATGCATGTAGTGACCATGCTTACATGCTTG GCATGTATTATGACTCTGGAAAATTAGAAGACGCAAGCTTTCTCTTCTCAGAGTTTACCAAGCTAAATAGCCCAGTTCTGTGGACTGCTATGATATCCGGCAATATTCAAAATGACTGCTGTGAGGAAGCTTTGATAGGTTATCAGGAAATGCGCAAGTTTAATGTAATGCCAGATCAAGCAACTTTTGCTAGTGCCCTAAAAGCGTGTTCGACCTTGGCTTTTATGCAGGATGGCAGGAAAATTCACTGTCTCATTTTCCATACTGGTTTTGACATGGATGAACTGACCAGTAGCTCTCTAATAGATATGTATGCTAAATGCGGGGATGTTAAATGTTCAGTGCAAGTGTTTAGTGAAATGGTCAGCAAGAAAGACATTATCTCATGGAACTCTATGATAGTTGGCTTTGCAAAGAATGGTTTTGCGGAAGATGCACTGGAAGTCTTTGAAGAAATGAAGAGGGCATCTGTGAAGCCTGATGATATCACATTCCTTGGGGTTCTGACTGCTTGTAGCCATGCAGGAATGGTATCTGAAGGTCGTCAAATCTTCAAGGATATGACTAGCCTCTATGATGTTCGGCCACGTGCCGATCACTGTGCCTGTATGGTTGATCTGCTTGGTCGTTGGGGAAATCTCAAAGAGGCAGAGGAATTTATTGAAAGATTTGATTTTGAACTAGATGCTATGATATGGTCTGCTTACCTTGGTGCTTGCAAATTACACGGGGATGATACAAGGGGACAGAAGGCTGCTGAAAAGCTTATTGAGTTGGAACCCCAAAATTCTTCTTCATACATACTGCTATCTAATATATATGCTGCATCAGGCAATTGGGGTGGAGTTAACTTCttaaggaaagaaatgaaagagagaGGAGTGAGGAAGCCTCCTGGCTGCAGTTGGATTATAGTCGGGCAGAAAACAAATATGTTTGTCGCAGGGGATAAATTTCATCCTTGTGCGGGTGATATTCATGCACTTTTGAAAGATTTGACTGCATTAATGAAAGATGAAGGCTATTTTGCTGATATAGATCTTTAA
- the LOC112940021 gene encoding pentatricopeptide repeat-containing protein At3g09040, mitochondrial isoform X1: MRHIVSSLRQYSLLLHRRRKFSATTQAKQSRNEDPEPQSAPVTLLYDNLLKICLQECKNLQSRRVFDEMPQRVARAVKACKTIHLQSLKLGFASQGHLGNSIVDLYAKCGDMVSAEKAFFWLENKDGMAWNSIILMYSRNGLLENVVEAFGSMWNSGVWPNQFSYAIVLSACARLVEVEIGKQVHCSVVKTGFEFDSFTEGSLIDMYAKCGYLIDARRIFDGAVEPDNVSWTAMISAYIQVGLPQKAMEVFEEMQERGCVPDQVASVTIINACVGLGRLDAARQLFTQMTCPNVVAWNVMISGHAKGGKEVEAIQFFQDMIKASIRPTRSTLGSVLSATASVANLSFGLQVHAVAVKQGLESNVYVGSSLINMYAKCQKMEAASEIFNSLGEKNEVLWNALLAGYAQNGSACKVVELFRSMRLSTFETDEYTYTSILSACACLEDVEMGRQLHSIIIKNKFASNLFVGNALIDMYAKCGALGDARQQFDKMLTRDHISWNAIIVGYVQDEEEEEAFNMFHKMTLERIIPDEACLASVLSACANIHDLNKGKQVHSLLVKYGLESGLFAGSSLVDMYCKCGDITSASEVFFCLPDRSVVSTNALISGYAQKNINYAVHLFHNMLVEGLRPSEVTFASILDACSDHAYMLGRQLHSFILKLGFSYNDEFLAISLIGMYYDSGKLEDASFLFSEFTKLNSPVLWTAMISGNIQNDCCEEALIGYQEMRKFNVMPDQATFASALKACSTLAFMQDGRKIHCLIFHTGFDMDELTSSSLIDMYAKCGDVKCSVQVFSEMVSKKDIISWNSMIVGFAKNGFAEDALEVFEEMKRASVKPDDITFLGVLTACSHAGMVSEGRQIFKDMTSLYDVRPRADHCACMVDLLGRWGNLKEAEEFIERFDFELDAMIWSAYLGACKLHGDDTRGQKAAEKLIELEPQNSSSYILLSNIYAASGNWGGVNFLRKEMKERGVRKPPGCSWIIVGQKTNMFVAGDKFHPCAGDIHALLKDLTALMKDEGYFADIDL, from the coding sequence ATGCGTCACATAGTTTCCTCTCTCAGACAATATTCTCTACTGCTCCATCGCCGTCGCAAATTCTCGGCAACGACGCAGGCGAAACAGTCCAGAAACGAAGACCCAGAACCTCAATCAGCTCCAGTTACTCTCCTATACGACAATCTCCTGAAAATATGTCTACAGGAATGCAAGAACCTTCAGTCCCGCCGGGTGTTCGACGAAATGCCCCAGAGAGTTGCACGTGCTGTGAAAGCTTGCAAAACCATCCATTTGCAGAGCCTGAAGCTTGGGTTTGCTTCACAAGGACATTTGGGGAATTCCATTGTGGATTTATACGCCAAATGCGGGGACATGGTTTCGGCTGAGAAAGCATTTTTCTGGCTTGAGAACAAGGATGGTATGGCTTGGAATTCGATTATATTGATGTATTCGCGAAATGGGTTGTTGGAGAATGTTGTAGAAGCTTTTGGGTCGATGTGGAATTCTGGAGTGTGGCCGAATCAGTTTAGTTATGCTATTGTTTTGTCTGCTTGTGCTAGGCTAGTGGAGGTTGAGATTGGAAAACAAGTGCATTGTAGTGTGGTGAAAACaggatttgaatttgattcTTTCACTGAGGGTTCTCTTATTGATATGTATGCAAAATGTGGTTATTTGATTGATGCTCGGAGAATCTTTGATGGGGCGGTGGAGCCGGACAATGTTTCTTGGACAGCAATGATTTCTGCTTATATTCAAGTAGGTCTACCTCAAAAGGCAATGGAGGTTTTTGAGGAGATGCAGGAACGAGGGTGTGTGCCGGATCAAGTGGCATCCGTGACCATCATAAATGCATGTGTGGGACTAGGTAGGCTTGATGCTGCTCGTCAATTGTTTACTCAGATGACCTGTCCAAATGTTGTGGCGTGGAATGTGATGATTTCTGGTCATGCCAAGGGAGGGAAAGAGGTGGAAGCTATACAGTTTTTTCAAGACATGATCAAAGCTAGCATTCGACCCACTCGTTCTACCTTGGGAAGTGTTTTGAGTGCAACTGCAAGCGTTGCAAATTTATCCTTTGGCTTGCAGGTCCATGCTGTGGCAGTTAAACAGGGATTAGAATCCAACGTCTACGTTGGGAGTTCTTTGATTAATATGTATGCCAAATGTCAAAAGATGGAAGCTGCTAGCGAAATATTTAATAGCTTGGGAGAGAAAAATGAGGTGTTGTGGAATGCATTGCTTGCAGGTTATGCACAGAATGGCAGTGCTTGTAAAGTTGTGGAGTTGTTCAGGAGTATGAGACTTTCTACTTTTGAAACCGATGAGTATACTTACACTAGCATACTGAGTGCATGTGCTTGTTTGGAAGATGTGGAAATGGGGCGGCAACTGCACTCAATTatcattaagaataaatttGCATCTAATTTATTTGTTGGAAATGCATTAATAGACATGTATGCCAAATGTGGGGCTCTAGGTGATGCCAGGCAGCAGTTTGACAAAATGCTAACGAGAGACCATATTTCATGGAATGCAATAATAGTTGGCTATGTACaggacgaagaagaagaagaagctttTAACATGTTCCACAAAATGACATTGGAAAGGATTATTCCTGATGAGGCATGTTTGGCTAGTGTACTCAGTGCCTGTGCCAATATACACGATCTTAATAAAGGGAAACAAGTTCATTCCTTGCTGGTCAAATATGGTCTAGAAAGTGGCCTTTTTGCTGGAAGCTCCCTTGTTGACATGTATTGCAAGTGTGGTGACATTACTTCTGCCAGTGAGGTTTTCTTTTGCCTTCCTGATCGAAGTGTGGTGTCTACTAATGCTTTAATTTCTGGCTATGCTCAGAAAAACATTAATTATGCGGTGCATTTATTCCATAATATGCTTGTTGAAGGACTTAGGCCTTCGGAGGTGACATTTGCTAGCATTCTAGATGCATGTAGTGACCATGCTTACATGCTTGGTAGGCAATTGCACTCTTTCATTTTAAAGCTTGGATTTTCATACAATGATGAATTCTTGGCAATCTCTTTGATAGGCATGTATTATGACTCTGGAAAATTAGAAGACGCAAGCTTTCTCTTCTCAGAGTTTACCAAGCTAAATAGCCCAGTTCTGTGGACTGCTATGATATCCGGCAATATTCAAAATGACTGCTGTGAGGAAGCTTTGATAGGTTATCAGGAAATGCGCAAGTTTAATGTAATGCCAGATCAAGCAACTTTTGCTAGTGCCCTAAAAGCGTGTTCGACCTTGGCTTTTATGCAGGATGGCAGGAAAATTCACTGTCTCATTTTCCATACTGGTTTTGACATGGATGAACTGACCAGTAGCTCTCTAATAGATATGTATGCTAAATGCGGGGATGTTAAATGTTCAGTGCAAGTGTTTAGTGAAATGGTCAGCAAGAAAGACATTATCTCATGGAACTCTATGATAGTTGGCTTTGCAAAGAATGGTTTTGCGGAAGATGCACTGGAAGTCTTTGAAGAAATGAAGAGGGCATCTGTGAAGCCTGATGATATCACATTCCTTGGGGTTCTGACTGCTTGTAGCCATGCAGGAATGGTATCTGAAGGTCGTCAAATCTTCAAGGATATGACTAGCCTCTATGATGTTCGGCCACGTGCCGATCACTGTGCCTGTATGGTTGATCTGCTTGGTCGTTGGGGAAATCTCAAAGAGGCAGAGGAATTTATTGAAAGATTTGATTTTGAACTAGATGCTATGATATGGTCTGCTTACCTTGGTGCTTGCAAATTACACGGGGATGATACAAGGGGACAGAAGGCTGCTGAAAAGCTTATTGAGTTGGAACCCCAAAATTCTTCTTCATACATACTGCTATCTAATATATATGCTGCATCAGGCAATTGGGGTGGAGTTAACTTCttaaggaaagaaatgaaagagagaGGAGTGAGGAAGCCTCCTGGCTGCAGTTGGATTATAGTCGGGCAGAAAACAAATATGTTTGTCGCAGGGGATAAATTTCATCCTTGTGCGGGTGATATTCATGCACTTTTGAAAGATTTGACTGCATTAATGAAAGATGAAGGCTATTTTGCTGATATAGATCTTTAA
- the LOC101262410 gene encoding serine carboxypeptidase-like 42 — translation MRFSEMGVWWFCGLVILGLVIGGKGYPEKDLVKALPGQPKVGFRQYAGYVDVDVKAGRSLFYYFVEAEVKPDEKPLTLWLNGGPGCSSIGGGAFTELGPFFPTGDGRGLRRNSKSWNKASNLLFVESPAGVGWSYSNTSSDYTTGDAKTAMDMHMFMMEWVKKFPAFKSRELYLTGESYAGHYIPQLAAALLDHNEHSKEYKFNIKGVAIGNPLLRLDRDVPATYEYFWSHGMISDEVGLTIMNQCDFDDYTFGSPHNVSQACNNAISEANTIVGEYINNYDVILDVCYPSIVEQELRLKKMATKISVGVDVCMSYERRFYFNLPEVQKALHANRTNLPYTWSMCSNVLKYSDTDGNINILPLLKRIIEKHIPVWIFSGDQDSVVPLLGSRTLVRELAHDMGFKITVPYGAWFHKGQVGGWQTEYGNLLTFATVRGAAHMVPYAQPARALHLFSSFIRGRRLPNNTRPSIDD, via the exons atgAGGTTTAGTGAGATGGGTGTGTGGTGGTTTTGTGGATTGGTCATTTTGGGTTTGGTAATTGGAGGAAAAGGGTATCCAGAGAAGGATTTAGTGAAGGCATTGCCTGGACAACCTAAGGTTGGTTTTAGGCAATATGCAGGGTATGTAGATGTGGATGTGAAAGCTGGGAGGAGTTTGTTTTACTACTTTGTTGAAGCTGAGGTGAAACCTGATGAGAAACCTCTAACTCTTTGGCTCAATGGAG GGCCAGGTTGCTCATCAATTGGTGGAGGTGCTTTTACAGAGTTGGGACCATTCTTTCCCACAGGTGACGGTAGAGGTCTTCgaagaaattcaaaatcatgGAATAAAG CATCAAATCTCCTCTTTGTTGAATCTCCAGCTGGAGTAGGATGGTCGTACTCAAATACAAGTTCAGACTATACCACTGGTGATGCAAAGACCG CAATGGATATGCATATGTTCATGATGGAATGGGTGAAGAAATTCCCGGCGTTCAAATCAAGGGAACTATATCTCACAGGAGAGAGTTATGCAG GGCATTACATTCCACAGTTAGCTGCTGCTCTTTTAGACCACAATGAGCACTCAAAGGAATACAAGTTCAACATTAAAGGAGTTGCA ATTGGGAATCCACTTCTGAGACTTGATCGTGATGTTCCCGCAACCTATGAATACTTTTGGTCTCATGGAATGATTTCTGATGAAGTAGGCCTAACAATTATGAATCAGTGTGACTTTGACGATTATACCTTTGGCAGTCCACACAATGTTTCACAAGCATGCAATAATGCCATATCTGAAGCAAATACCATTGTTGgtgaatatataaataactatGATGTGATCCTTGATGTGTGCTATCCGTCTATAGTGGAACAAGAGCTGCGATTAAAGAAAATG GCTACTAAAATTAGTGTAGGTGTTGATGTGTGCATGAGCTATGAAAGGCGTTTCTATTTTAACCTTCCGGAGGTTCAGAAAGCCCTTCATGCAAATAGGACGAACTTGCCTTATACCTGGTCGATGTGCAGCAA TGTTCTCAAGTACAGCGACACAGATGGAAACATCAATATTCTTCCGTTGCTCAAAAGAATAATCGAAAAACATATTCCTGTTTGGATTTTCAG CGGAGACCAAGATTCTGTTGTGCCATTGCTTGGATCCAGGACCCTTGTACGCGAGCTAGCTCATGACATGGGGTTCAAGATTACAGTCCCTTATGGAGCTTGGTTTCACAAAGGACAG GTAGGAGGATGGCAAACGGAGTATGGCAATCTGTTGACCTTTGCCACTGTTAGAGGTGCTGCACATATGGTACCATATGCACAACCCGCAAGAGCTTTGCATCTGTTTAGTTCATTTATACGTGGCCGGAGGCTCCCAAACAACACACGTCCCTCCATCGACGACTAG
- the LOC101262713 gene encoding zinc finger CCCH domain-containing protein 55: MGENAKERKSLWDAEEESPNSPKYEEWGPPKADNLWQSKSRSGWSSGDNVTGTEDLRKDNYHDKSMSPAFERQSNSHSPDNGRAQSRRYVGRARGRSRGRGERRSRSRSRGRDKFRTRSRSRSRDKGSMRVQNRSRSPHNSKRDPYASADRRTGLHMYSKVCRNFAVGNCRRGSQCWFFHPDAAIHRDGGNLEDNLSERLGSRPERGHISRYNDSEGLGYQSRDKLPYLHNLEDELHRNQSRGRITCRNFVKGDCRWGASCRFSHDSPSGDNYEKGTQSESFNYVQGNQATRTGKLLCEYFAAGKCYKDNCKFSHDATSRNHEIRPSNDNSGHRFDGTNIWLDGPKWDNETRPSELVKASGWDESVVRTDTSIIVLTDGTNEKPDHHFENKNKAWEIEPQFINSDTERGVSPHRGSASHLNALNITESSVTQSFANAQGLHLISQASDLNLESASTHVLGHSSNQGASEIVLSTTTTQPYGSAESFVQPHGLTKENIARTLGSNVVNEFMNDRDGVHHVHLPGQSFSGTGFGMSSEHSAVLNETHQEENVFLPVPSTGHNKIEALGTPEMLDSKVPQYLTVSGEQVHQMETSPASMTKKVEEGQRETQLQSVLNPCDSSGMLPSNPISALVHALYGQIIPEMRVPDNYHPPDGLELNTSGNIKLPPDNSFYLYGDSNKVSMDQMNQTSTVDPELGNNDQIDEVKKQKNELVDVDEKDKLALEESKNVEENDHPGAMNLHGKVEEGSGNNNEKVMRLFKNALIEFVKEILKPIWKEGKMSREVHKTIVKKVVDKVIGSIQGEQVAKTQEDIEEYLSRSKPKITKLVQAYVEWFMKNEV; this comes from the exons ATGGGTGAAAATGCAAAAGAGCGAAAGTCTTTGTGGGATGCTGAAGAAGAGAGTCCAAATAGTCCGAAATATGAGGAATGGGGACCTCCAAAAGCTGATAATTTATGGCAGTCCAAAAGTAGATCTGGTTGGTCATCTGGGGACAATGTTACAGGAACTGAAGATTTGAGGAAGGATAACTATCATGACAAGAGCATGTCTCCAGCTTTTGAAAGGCAAAGCAATAGCCACTCTCCAGATAATGGTCGGGCCCAATCTCGCAG ATACGTCGGCAGAGCCAGGGGCAGGAGCCGGGGAAGGGGAGAACGTAGGAGCAGGAGTCGTAGCAGGGGACGGGACAAGTTTAGGACCAGGAGCAGAAGCAGGAGCCGGGACAAGGGTAGTATGAGAGTTCAGAATAGGAGTCGTAGTCCTCATAATTCTAAACGTGATCCATATGCATCAGCTGATAGAAGAACTGGCCTTCATATGTATTCCAAGGTATGTAGAAATTTTGCAGTAGGGAATTGTAGGAGAGGCAGTCAATGCTGGTTCTTTCATCCAGATGCTGCCATTCATAGGGATGGAGGTAATTTAGAGGACAACTTGTCAGAAAGATTGGGTAGTCGACCTGAGCGTGGACATATCTCAAGGTATAATGATAGTGAAGGTCTTGGGTACCAATCAAGGGACAAGCTTCCTTATTTGCATAATTTGGAGGATGAACTGCATAGAAACCAGAGTAGAGGTAGAATTACTTGCAGGAATTTTGTGAAAGGCGACTGTCGCTGGGGTGCATCATGTAGATTTTCACATGATAGTCCCTCAGGTGATAACTATGAGAAGGGCACTCAGAGTGAATCATTTAATTATGTTCAAGGCAATCAAGCAACCAGAACCGGAAAATTACTTTGTGAGTACTTTGCAGCGGGAAAGTGCTATAAGGATAATTGCAAATTCTCTCATGATGCCACATCGAGAAATCATGAAATTAGGCCCTCAAATGACAACAGTGGCCATAGGTTTGATGGCACGAATATCTGGTTAGATGGTCCAAAGTGGGATAATGAAACAAGACCCTCGGAACTTGTAAAGGCTAGTGGGTGGGATGAAAGTGTTGTGAGAACGGATACTTCTATCATAGTTCTTACGGATGGGACCAATGAAAAACCTGACCATCATTTCGAAAATAAGAATAAAGCCTGGGAAATAGAACCACAATTTATCAATTCTGACACAGAGAGAGGTGTTTCTCCACACAGGGGTTCTGCTAGTCATCTTAATGCTTTGAACATTACAGAATCTTCTGTTACACAGAGCTTTGCTAATGCTCAAGGTCTTCATCTTATTTCCCAAGCTTCTGATCTAAATCTGGAGAGCGCTTCAACTCATGTCCTTGGACATAGTTCAAATCAAGGAGCTTCAGAGATCGTTCTATCTACCACAACCACTCAGCCTTATGGATCTGCTGAATCTTTTGTACAACCACATGGATTGACAAAAGAGAACATTGCAAGAACACTTGGCTCTAATGTAGTAAATGAATTTATGAATGACAGAGATGGTGTTCATCATGTCCATTTGCCTGGGCAGAGCTTCAGTGGAACAGGTTTTGGTATGAGCTCTGAACATTCTGCAGTTTTGAATGAAACACACCAAGAAGAGAATGTGTTCTTACCTGTCCCATCAACTGGCCATAATAAGATAGAAGCTCTTGGCACGCCAGAGATGCTGGATTCCAAAGTCCCACAATATCTTACTGTTAGTGGTGAGCAAGTACATCAAATGGAAACCTCTCCAGCATCTATGACAAAGAAAGTAGAGGAAGGACAACGAGAAACCCAACTACAAAGTGTCTTAAATCCTTGTGATTCTTCTGGAATGCTACCTTCAAATCCCatttctgcacttgttcatgcTCTATATGGTCAAATAATTCCTGAGATGAGGGTTCCAGATAACTATCATCCTCCAGATGGCTTAGAGCTGAATACATCTGGCAACATTAAGTTGCCCCCTGACAATTCATTCTATTTATATGGAGATAGTAATAAGGTTTCCATGGACCAGATGAATCAAACATCTACTGTTGATCCTGAACTTGGAAACAATGATCAAATTGATGAAGTAAAGAAGCAGAAGAATGAATTAGTTGATGTCGATGAAAAGGATAAATTAGCTCTCGAGGAGTCGAAGAATGTGGAAGAAAATGATCATCCAGGAGCTATGAATCTGCATGGAAAGGTTGAGGAGGGAAGCGGTAACAACAACGAAAAGGTGATGCGATTATTCAAAAATGCTCTGATAGAGTTTGTGAAGGAGATCCTAAAACCCATTTGGAAAGAAGGTAAAATGAGTAGAGAAGTTCATAAAACAATTGTTAAGAAGGTGGTTGATAAGGTAATTGGTTCAATTCAAGGAGAACAAGTCGCTAAGACGCAAGAGGATATAGAGGAATATTTGTCCCGTTCAAAGCCTAAAATTACCAAACTTGTACAG GCATATGTGGAGTGGTTTATGAAGAATGAAGTTTGA